One stretch of Eretmochelys imbricata isolate rEreImb1 chromosome 1, rEreImb1.hap1, whole genome shotgun sequence DNA includes these proteins:
- the CSDC2 gene encoding cold shock domain-containing protein C2 has product MSSDPTTPPTVPTLHSPKSPVWPTFPFHREGSRIWERGNLLLRDLPSPLPTKRTRTYSATARASAGPVFKGVCKQFSRSQGHGFITPENGTEDIFVHVSDIEGEYVPMEGDEVTYKICPIPPKNQKFQAVEVVLTNLAPHTKHETWSGQIIGS; this is encoded by the exons ATGTCGTCAGACCCAACCACCCCTCCGACAGTCCCAACCCTCCACTCCCCGAAGTCGCCTGTCTGGCCCACCTTCCCCTTTCACCGGGAGGGAAGTCGGATCTGGGAGCGGGGCAATCTTCTCCTCCGGgacctgcccagccccctccccaccaaaagaACCAGAACATACTCTGC GACAGCTCGTGCCTCCGCTGGCCCTGTCTTCAAGGGCGTCTGTAAGCAGTTCTCGCGCTCCCAGGGCCACGGCTTCATCACTCCAGAGAACGGCACAGAGGACATATTTGTACACGTGTCTGA CATCGAGGGGGAGTACGTCCCCATGGAAGGAGACGAGGTCACATACAAAATTTGCCCCATTCCACCCAAGAACCAGAAGTTCCAGGCTGTGGAGGTGGTGCTCACCAACCTGGCCCCGCACACAAAGCACGAGACATGGTCCGGGCAAATAATTGGATCCTAG